Sequence from the Fulvivirga ligni genome:
CTGGAAATACTGAGATCATAGAGTATTGACAAGAACTTGAGCAATGAATCAAAATCCTGTGACTGAGGCAGTTGTATAATCTTCTCTTTGAGCATGTCAACCGTTTCACCAGAAAAAAGGATACCTCTTTTAGACATATCTAACATATCTCTAATGGGTATAGCCAGCTTTCTGTTGAGCGTAGCCTCACTCAAAAAATCCTGATGAAACTGAATGGTGATCACATGAGCATTGGTATTTTTATCATTGCCGGTCCAGGCATGGGGTGTATTAGATCCTACCAGCACGAGATCAACATCACTGTAGTCCAGTATTGAGTCTCCTACTATTCTTTTTCCAGATGAATTCATTACCAGATTTAGTTCTAATTCCGGATGATAATGAACGGGAAAATCAAATTTTGCACTGGTATGATTCAATACTATAAAGAAATCATCTTCAGAAATAGGCACCAATTCACGCAAAATACGCTTGTTATTATTCATAATAGTATCACATTATCTCAATGTTAATAATTGAATTTCATACAATCACAAACGATTTAAATAGTCATTTGAATTAAAAATATACTTCAAATATTAACAAAATAACTAAAAAAGCAATTCCCATCAGGTTTTAAATCTTCAATTCCATCATTTCAAGAGATTAACATTTCATAATTGTACAATTATTAAGCTGAATTTACAAAACATTACATCCTCAAAAACATGTGCTTTGTAAAGCATTAAATCACAAATCCCAAAATCTCATGAATATGAAAAAAACTTTGACTAAACATGTCTTTTTTCTATTCCTACTTATACTCTCCACCACGGCGTGGGCGCAGAGTACCGTAACAGGAATTATAAAAGACGCCGATGGTAATGCGCTTCCCGGCGTTTCCATAGTCGTGGAAGGCACCACCCAAGGTACCATAAGCGACGCTGAAGGTAAATATTCACTTCAGGTAAAAAATCAGAACGCCAGTTTAAGCTTTTCTTTTATTGGCTTTCAATCGCAAACGATTCCAGTTGGTAATCAAAATACCATCAACGTTACCCTTAATGAAGATGTAGAACTACTCAGTGAAGTAGTAGTGGTAGGTTATGGTACTGTAAAGAAAACAGATCTTACTGGTTCAGTTGCCAGTGTAAAGCTGGATGAAGTGAAGGATATCCCCGCTAACTCTGTAGAAAGAGTACTTCAGGGTAGAGCAGCGGGTTTACAGGTAACTACTAATTCACAAGATCCCGGCGCTGGCGCTACAGTAAGAATCAGAGGTGGTAGCTCATTATTAGCATCCAGCGATCCTTTAGTGGTGGTAGACGGCTTTCCTTTAGGAAGTGCTGGCGACCTAAAACAGATCAACCCGGCAGATATCGAATCAGTAGAAGTATTAAAAGATGCCTCAGCATCAGCCATTTATGGATCAAGGGGTGCAAATGGTGTTATCATTATCAGCACCAGAAAAGCTAAAACTGGTAAGACAGAATTTAGTATTAAGCAACAGACTACAGTGTCTCAGTTTACATCTAAACTAAACTTATGGAGAGACCCTGTGCTTATGGCTCAGCTTAGCAACGAGTCTAGAACCAATGGAGATGGGTTTCAGCCTATTTATGTAGGAGCTAATGATCCTTCAGGAGTTTATTACCCTTCTGTAGAAGAGTTAGCCTCAGGAGAATGGCCATATTATACCGAATGGGATGATGTAGTTTTCAGAGACACCCCAATTTCTAACAACACTACTTTTAGCGTAGCCAGCTCTAATGAGAAGACCAACTTCACCTTGAGTGCTAACTACTTCACAGACAAAGGGGTGTATATTAATGACGACTACTCCAAGATCAATTACAACCTGCATGTAAGCCACAAGCTTAGCGATAAACTGAAAGTGGGATTTTCTAACATACTAACCAGAGGAAAACGAAACAGCAATGGAGGCCTGGCATACTGGAGAAACCCTATATTCCCGGTTTATGATGATGAAGGAGATTACTTCCTGGTAGGTAATAACGACTACTCTCACCCTATGGCCATCACAGAAAATGTGACCAATACTTCCAAAACATTAGATGTGCTTTCATTCCTGGATGTGGAGTATAAAATCATGCCTTCACTGGTGTTAACCTCCAGACTGAACTACAAGTATGGAACTTCTATCTCTGATCAGTTTTATCCAAGCATTTACACTGAAGCAGGTAACTTTAATAACGGTGCGGCCTTCTTGAATAACTGGCAAGGAACCACATTGGTATCAGAGACATTTGCGAACTACAACAAAGAAATCAACAAGCATCAGTTTGGAGTAACGTTAGGCTACTCTTACCAGACAGATGAAACAAGAACCTCTTCATTAGGTGCTTATGATTTCGCCAATGAAGTATTAAAGAATGAGAATCTTGCAGCTGGAAACCCAGAATCTAACACAGTTAATAATGGCCTTTCAAAGTCGGAATTAGTATCTGGCATTTTCAGAGTTAACTATACTTATAACAACAAGTACCTTATCACTTTCACTTCCAGAGCTGATGGTTCTTCTAAGTTTGGTGCTAATAACAAATGGGCTTTCTTCCCTTCAGCAGCCATTAGTTGGAAAGCTCACGAAGAAGACTTCATTAAGGATCTGGACATATTTGATCAATTAAAATTCAGATATAGTTATGGAGTATCTGGTAATCAAGGAATTAGTCCTTACGAAACATTAAGTAGATATGGTGTAAGCAAGTACTATGTAAATGGCAAATGGACAACTGCCATCGGCCCAGGTAGAGAAGTAGGTAGATCCGGACAAGGAGGCATTGAAGTACTTTGGGGTGGTATTCCTAACCCTGATTTGAAATGGGAGACTACTACTCAGTCTGACTTCGGGGTAAACATGGGCTTCTTTGAAAATAAGCTGAATGTGACCTTTGACTACTACAGCAAAAACACTGAAGACCTGCTACATAGCAGAATCCTTACGCCATCATCAGGCTATGATCGTATGACAGTGAATTATGGTTCTGTAACCAATAAAGGTATTGAGCTAACACTAGATGGGAACATCATTCAAAATGACGATTGGAGTGTAAATACGACTTTAATTTACTCTAAAAACAAAAATGAGGTAACTGACTTGGGTAATGTAGTAGAGTCTGGCTTGATTACAGACCCTAATACAGGCATGCTTTACGAGTACTTCGGAAATAGTATTGAAGCATACAGAGACTACCCTAACTTATTAGCAGTTGGACAGCCTGTAAATGTTTTCTACGGTTATAAAACCAATGGCATAGTTCAGTCTTTAGAAGACGGCATAGAAGCAGGTCTTGAAGGTGAAGAAGCTCAACCGGGTGAATTTAAATATGTAGACATCAATGGCGATGGACAAATCACTCCAGATGATAAAACCATCATAGGTGATCCTAATCCAGATTTCACAGCCAGCTTAAACCTCAGCGTAACTTACAAAAAGTTTGATTTTAGCATCTTCTTCAATGGTGTGTTTGGTAATGATGTATTAAACACTCAGGCTTTTAACCAGCCTAGCGAATTGCCATTAAGATGGACTCCTGATAATCCTACCAATGAATATCCGGCGCTAAGAGAAGGAAGATCTGTAAGATTTTCTGACTGGTGGCTAGAAGATGGGTCTTTCGTGAGAATCCAAAATATTAACCTGGGTTACACGCTAACTCTACCTAAAAACATGTCTGCAAGGGTATTCTTGAACGCTTCTAACCTATACACTTTCACCAAGTTTGACGGCTATGATCCTGAGGTAGGCAGTGACGGACGCTACTGGGGCGGATATCCCAGGCTGAGAAAAGTGACATTAGGCGTGAACTTAAAATTTTAAAAGAGCACAATTATGAAATTAAAATATAACATCATCTTACTTCTGGCAGGTCTTTTTACCATAAGTAGTTGTGATTTAACTGAAGAACCCTACGGATTTTATTCAGAAAACAACTTCTACAAGACGCCTGCTGATGCCGAAGCAGCTATTAATTATGCCTATGACGCTCTTACTTATTTAGAGTATTCCAGAGCCATCTTCTTCGTGGGGGATATGCCCACTGACGAATGCTCCACCAAAAGTGATGAAGCGGTAGATAACGTAAATCTGGCGACGTGGAAAACACAGAACTTCTCCACTAACACTATGCTTAAAAACTTCTTTAAGTATGCATATATCGCTATTAATAGGTCTAATGCCGTTCTTGAATATGTACCTCAGGCTAGCTTCAGCCAAAGCTTGAAAGATCCATACATCGGCCAGGCTTATTTCTTAAGAGCCTGGAATTATTTCAATCTGGCAAGGAACTTTGGTCGCGTGCCTATTCACAAAAATGTGATTGCCACTTTAGATCAGACTTCAGCTCCTATGGCTCAAGATCTTTCAGAGGTATACGATCTTATTTTATCAGATTGTAGAAAAGCAATAGAGTTACTTCCTGTAGATCAGGTACCTGGACACGCCGATAAAGTAGCTGCTCAAGCACTTGCTGCAAAAGTTTATCTTTTCATGGCGTCATCAAAAGATCATGGCGTACCTCAGTATTCTACACTAAGTCAGGATGTGAATCAGATGTATGACAGCGCTGCGTTCTTTAGCGGTCAGGTAATTAATGATCAAGGTCAATATGGCTTCGACTCTGATTTGCTGAATATTTATGATGTAAATGAGGCTGACGGACCAGAGCATATCTTCATTATGTCTATGGACAGAGGCGGACTTATCGAAGGTGATTACTCCAAAATATCTAAGCTCTTCATCCCGTATGTTTCAGGGAGCAGCATATACCTGCCAGACGGTGATGGCACCTACACAGTAAGTCATGACGGATGGAGTGTAATGCAGACCAACGAATCTTTCTACAGTTCATTTGATGGTTCTGACAAACGTGCTCAGGTGCTGTTAGTAGATTCCGTTTTCAATGAAGATGGTGAAGTTATCGCCACCTACCCTGACGGATTGCCTTATCGCTTTAGCAGAAAATATATAGACCCTGAATTTGTAGGTGACAAAACCAGCACAAAACCTTATCTGATCAGATATACGGATATCGCTCTTACCTATGCTGAGGCCGTTGGCCCAACGGCAGAGGCATACAATCTGGTGAACTATGTAAGAAACAGAGCTGGCCTAGGCAATATGCAAAATGGCCTTTCTGCACCTGAATTCAGAGAAAGGATACTAGAAGAGCGTAAGCATGAGTTTGCCTTTGAAGGTAACAGACTTTACGACCTAAGAAGGTTCAACAGAATAACTACTGACGTGGAATCAGCAGCGGGCTTATCTGCAGAAGACGTGGCCTTCTACCCTATTCCACAAACAGAAATCGATCTTAATCAGGAACTATAAAAGAAGAATCTTATGAAATCATTAAAATATATCTTGATTTTGACCATCGTAGCCATGCAAATGGCTTGTCAAAAAGATCCTCTTGAAGAAATAGAAGAGGGCGACTGGAATAATGAGAGAAGCATTATTAACATCAAATTTGCTAATCAGGTAGGCCAGGCAGAGATAGTGAGAGACGATGAGTCTACTGGTCACATTACCATTGCTATCAATGTAGCCGCGGTACCTGATTTGAGTAACATAGCACTAAATTCAGTACAATTATCTTATGGAGCTACTGCTACCTTGAAAGAAGGCGAAAGTCTGAACTTTGAGAATGCCGATAAAAGCGCAACGGTAACAGTAACTTCTCCTACAGGTAAGAGCAGAGAATATATCATAACTGCCACTGAATTCACAGAGACTATTGTGGGCACCTATGACATTAATAATCTGATAGTCTATGGTGGTACAGGACCTGAATATGGCGGTGGCGCGGTAATGCCACTTACTGACAAGCCCTGGGTATGGCCAGAAGCTGATGGCCCACATGTAGAGCTTGATAATGTACTGACTTTTGAGTTAGAAGGTTTTACAGAAGAAGGAAACACATATGGCAAGTTCACTAACAGCGCTGGTGAGGACGGACTTTATGCCAACTTCAACTTTGTGGGAGACCCTGAAACAGATGTCAATAATTTTTACCGTAAGCTTCCAAAAGGCGAAGGTACGTGGGCTAGAAATTACACTTCAGGAATGGTAACATTCACATTCTCAGATGGTCACACCACCAGTGGCACCTTTGTAGGATCTGGAACAGAAGATTTAGGCAATGGCCTCAGCAAAACAGTGGATAATAATGCCCTGGCTTTTACCCTGAACGGAACTGATAACTGGGACAAAATCTATTCTGATTATGACAAGTTCGTAAGCAAGCCACGAAAATTCTGGATTGACATTACAAAAAGAAACTAATAACACTAGTATGTAAGGTGAAGTGTAGTGAGTAGGCTATATAAATCGCAAATCAAAGTTGAGATTGAGAGTTTCAAAATGAGCGTGATAAGTGTAGTCTACTCTACCTTTTTCCTTCACATCAACCCCATTTTATGAAATACTTATTAACCCTTACTTTTTTATCACTTATCTGCTGGGCATGCTCTCACGAAAGCCCTACAGATGCTACTATCACCATCAATAGCGCTACCGTAATTAATGACAGCTATATTGGTAACGGTGCTCAATGGGACCCTTACCAGCTCAATTATGGTGATACCACCCTTCAAATTTCGTCTCAGGACTGGGACAAACTCTACTCCCGGCTGGACTTCATGAAACCTCAGCTCATGAGGGTAATGACCAATACCAGAAACTCAGTAAGAGATGGTAAACTACAGCCTGAATTACATTTCAGCAACCTAAAACCCATATTAGACTACTGCCAAACCCACAACATACAAGTGCTTTTCGGCGACTGGGGTGGTGACATGGTCCATTCAAAAGAAAATAAAATCGATTCGGCTAACCTGCATTTTGCTGCCGAATACCTGGACTTCCTGATCAACCAGAAAGGATATTCCTGTATAAAATATTATAACATGATCAATGAACCCAACGGCTTTTGGTCTGCCACTGATGGCAACTATCAGCTGTGGGCAAACGCTATTAGGTTTCTTCATAAGGGGATAGTAGATCTCGGCCTCGACAATAAGGTAGCACTTGTCGGGCCGGATGCTGCTATTTGGTCTGGAGAAGAGGCCTGGTGGGCAGACAGCTGTGCCACACACCTAAGCAAGGAAGTAGGCCTTTTTGATATCCACACCTACCCTTCTAAAGTCACTGTAAATTCTGGAGAATACACTGATATTATCAAGGCCTACGAAGAGAAAGTACCTGAAGGCAAGAAAATAGTTATGGGTGAAATAGGCTTTAAATTCGTAGAGCCTGCAGACTCAGCCTTCAATAAAGAAAATATATCTCGTGCCGAAGCCAAGAAGTATGCTTCTACAGACGACTCTCAA
This genomic interval carries:
- a CDS encoding RagB/SusD family nutrient uptake outer membrane protein, whose protein sequence is MKLKYNIILLLAGLFTISSCDLTEEPYGFYSENNFYKTPADAEAAINYAYDALTYLEYSRAIFFVGDMPTDECSTKSDEAVDNVNLATWKTQNFSTNTMLKNFFKYAYIAINRSNAVLEYVPQASFSQSLKDPYIGQAYFLRAWNYFNLARNFGRVPIHKNVIATLDQTSAPMAQDLSEVYDLILSDCRKAIELLPVDQVPGHADKVAAQALAAKVYLFMASSKDHGVPQYSTLSQDVNQMYDSAAFFSGQVINDQGQYGFDSDLLNIYDVNEADGPEHIFIMSMDRGGLIEGDYSKISKLFIPYVSGSSIYLPDGDGTYTVSHDGWSVMQTNESFYSSFDGSDKRAQVLLVDSVFNEDGEVIATYPDGLPYRFSRKYIDPEFVGDKTSTKPYLIRYTDIALTYAEAVGPTAEAYNLVNYVRNRAGLGNMQNGLSAPEFRERILEERKHEFAFEGNRLYDLRRFNRITTDVESAAGLSAEDVAFYPIPQTEIDLNQEL
- a CDS encoding AraC family transcriptional regulator — translated: MNNNKRILRELVPISEDDFFIVLNHTSAKFDFPVHYHPELELNLVMNSSGKRIVGDSILDYSDVDLVLVGSNTPHAWTGNDKNTNAHVITIQFHQDFLSEATLNRKLAIPIRDMLDMSKRGILFSGETVDMLKEKIIQLPQSQDFDSLLKFLSILYDLSISRNKRMLASPSYIDSYTIAKSRRIEKVNEYIKQNLYQKIQLKDVADLVNMSESAFSHFFKKRTNSSFSDYITDLRLGHAARLLIETERSISEVCFDSGFNNVSNFNRTFKKKLGFTPSMFRAQQKLITKH
- a CDS encoding SusC/RagA family TonB-linked outer membrane protein, giving the protein MKKTLTKHVFFLFLLILSTTAWAQSTVTGIIKDADGNALPGVSIVVEGTTQGTISDAEGKYSLQVKNQNASLSFSFIGFQSQTIPVGNQNTINVTLNEDVELLSEVVVVGYGTVKKTDLTGSVASVKLDEVKDIPANSVERVLQGRAAGLQVTTNSQDPGAGATVRIRGGSSLLASSDPLVVVDGFPLGSAGDLKQINPADIESVEVLKDASASAIYGSRGANGVIIISTRKAKTGKTEFSIKQQTTVSQFTSKLNLWRDPVLMAQLSNESRTNGDGFQPIYVGANDPSGVYYPSVEELASGEWPYYTEWDDVVFRDTPISNNTTFSVASSNEKTNFTLSANYFTDKGVYINDDYSKINYNLHVSHKLSDKLKVGFSNILTRGKRNSNGGLAYWRNPIFPVYDDEGDYFLVGNNDYSHPMAITENVTNTSKTLDVLSFLDVEYKIMPSLVLTSRLNYKYGTSISDQFYPSIYTEAGNFNNGAAFLNNWQGTTLVSETFANYNKEINKHQFGVTLGYSYQTDETRTSSLGAYDFANEVLKNENLAAGNPESNTVNNGLSKSELVSGIFRVNYTYNNKYLITFTSRADGSSKFGANNKWAFFPSAAISWKAHEEDFIKDLDIFDQLKFRYSYGVSGNQGISPYETLSRYGVSKYYVNGKWTTAIGPGREVGRSGQGGIEVLWGGIPNPDLKWETTTQSDFGVNMGFFENKLNVTFDYYSKNTEDLLHSRILTPSSGYDRMTVNYGSVTNKGIELTLDGNIIQNDDWSVNTTLIYSKNKNEVTDLGNVVESGLITDPNTGMLYEYFGNSIEAYRDYPNLLAVGQPVNVFYGYKTNGIVQSLEDGIEAGLEGEEAQPGEFKYVDINGDGQITPDDKTIIGDPNPDFTASLNLSVTYKKFDFSIFFNGVFGNDVLNTQAFNQPSELPLRWTPDNPTNEYPALREGRSVRFSDWWLEDGSFVRIQNINLGYTLTLPKNMSARVFLNASNLYTFTKFDGYDPEVGSDGRYWGGYPRLRKVTLGVNLKF